In Sphingobacterium thalpophilum, a genomic segment contains:
- a CDS encoding metal ABC transporter solute-binding protein, Zn/Mn family produces the protein MKNHVYYLCVLAIVSLLFSCGENKKTATDEKPYIITTTGMIADIVENIAGDAAKVEAIMQPGVDPHLYKASQGDLKKIMDADYIFYNGLHLEGKMGEILEKQTHVKPVIALGDTISRGKIISVSENTYDPHIWFDVALWKEAAEIALKNLIRLNPENTAYYQQNADKYLKELDSLDHWVKAEIETIPENRRVLITAHDAFSYFGKAYGIEVRGLQGISTMSEIGLRDVTDLVDFILKNDIPAVFVESSVSDKSLKAVVEGVNNKGKKLAIGGNLFSDAMGKKGTPEGTYIGMVKHNVTTIVTALKQ, from the coding sequence ATGAAAAATCACGTATATTATCTTTGTGTTTTAGCCATTGTTTCCCTGTTGTTTTCCTGCGGGGAAAACAAAAAGACAGCAACAGATGAAAAGCCCTATATCATTACTACAACGGGAATGATAGCCGATATAGTAGAAAATATAGCCGGAGATGCTGCAAAGGTAGAAGCCATTATGCAGCCCGGAGTGGACCCGCATCTGTACAAAGCCAGCCAGGGCGACCTCAAAAAAATAATGGATGCCGATTACATCTTTTACAACGGACTGCATCTTGAAGGCAAAATGGGTGAAATACTGGAGAAGCAAACCCACGTAAAGCCGGTAATTGCATTGGGCGACACCATCAGCCGTGGAAAAATAATCAGTGTATCCGAAAATACCTATGACCCGCATATCTGGTTTGACGTAGCTCTTTGGAAAGAAGCGGCGGAAATAGCACTGAAAAATCTTATCCGGCTCAATCCCGAAAACACAGCGTATTATCAGCAAAACGCTGATAAATATCTTAAAGAACTGGACAGCCTCGACCATTGGGTGAAAGCCGAAATTGAAACCATCCCTGAAAACAGACGGGTTTTGATTACCGCACACGATGCGTTCAGCTATTTTGGAAAGGCTTATGGGATTGAGGTTCGGGGATTGCAGGGTATCTCTACAATGTCGGAAATCGGTTTGCGGGATGTTACCGATTTGGTCGATTTTATCCTCAAAAACGATATTCCCGCAGTATTTGTGGAAAGTTCCGTATCGGACAAATCGCTCAAAGCTGTGGTGGAAGGTGTAAATAACAAAGGAAAAAAACTCGCTATCGGTGGTAATCTCTTTTCAGATGCAATGGGCAAAAAAGGAACTCCCGAAGGTACATACATCGGTATGGTAAAGCATAATGTCACTACCATT
- a CDS encoding metal-dependent transcriptional regulator, producing the protein MEEINDLTYAEKMYLLKIYQLSMDEDKRISTTQIAKLLEVKAPSATDMLKRLACKGLVSYSKYQGCEITKEGISIASVILEQMLLTQRFLNTQLGMAMEDSQRIAEKIITLDEPLLFDSFAKILSSPNR; encoded by the coding sequence ATGGAAGAAATAAACGACCTGACATATGCTGAAAAAATGTACCTGTTGAAGATTTATCAGCTCTCAATGGATGAGGATAAGCGTATTTCTACTACTCAAATAGCCAAATTGCTCGAAGTTAAAGCACCTTCGGCAACAGATATGCTGAAAAGACTGGCTTGTAAAGGACTGGTATCGTATAGTAAATACCAGGGTTGCGAAATAACAAAGGAAGGCATCAGTATTGCATCTGTGATTTTGGAGCAAATGCTATTGACACAACGGTTTCTAAATACGCAACTGGGTATGGCTATGGAAGATAGTCAGCGTATTGCAGAAAAAATCATTACGCTGGATGAACCTCTGCTGTTTGATAGTTTTGCTAAAATCCTAAGTTCACCAAACCGATAG
- a CDS encoding BT0820 family HAD-type phosphatase, whose translation MNLIDTKGKVIAVDFDGTVVEHKYPDIGNEMMFAFATLKALKSKGHRLILWTYRKGKELEEAVDYCRGNGLEFYAVNENYPGETAEGDFSRKINADIFIDDRNVGGFMGWDVIWQTLHPEGGEYAHQLKNKEAHINYKKKKKGWFGFGV comes from the coding sequence ATGAACCTTATTGATACGAAAGGAAAAGTAATAGCCGTAGATTTTGACGGCACTGTTGTTGAACATAAATACCCCGATATCGGGAACGAAATGATGTTTGCCTTTGCGACACTTAAAGCACTTAAAAGCAAAGGACACCGGTTGATATTGTGGACTTACAGGAAAGGGAAAGAGCTGGAAGAGGCTGTTGATTATTGCAGAGGGAACGGGCTGGAATTTTATGCAGTCAATGAAAACTATCCGGGAGAAACCGCTGAAGGTGATTTCAGCAGGAAAATTAATGCCGACATTTTTATTGACGACCGCAATGTAGGCGGCTTTATGGGGTGGGATGTTATCTGGCAGACCCTTCATCCCGAAGGTGGCGAATATGCACACCAATTAAAGAATAAAGAGGCTCATATCAATTACAAAAAGAAGAAAAAGGGTTGGTTTGGATTTGGGGTATAA
- a CDS encoding UDP-2,3-diacylglucosamine diphosphatase, giving the protein METRCRYIELSSGKNVYFASDSHLGAPTAKESYARELRLIKWLDSVKKDAGAIFLLGDIFDFWFEYKTVVPKGFVRLLGKLAEITDSGIPVYFFAGNHDLWMSGYFEKELNIPVFHSPEIFTINGKRFFIAHGDGLGPYDKGYKRLKKIFTCPLFVWLFRWLHPDIGIRLGQYLSVKNKLISGDEDVKFLGEDKEWLVQYARQKLASAHYDYFVFGHRHLPLDIALNEKSRYINLGDWIHHFTYGKFDGCTMCLNKFGNREAKLH; this is encoded by the coding sequence TTGGAAACAAGATGCCGTTACATAGAATTAAGCAGTGGTAAAAACGTATATTTTGCCTCCGACAGCCATTTGGGTGCGCCAACTGCAAAGGAAAGTTATGCGAGAGAATTACGGCTGATAAAATGGCTGGACAGCGTAAAAAAGGATGCCGGAGCTATTTTTTTGCTGGGAGATATATTTGATTTCTGGTTCGAGTATAAAACCGTTGTTCCGAAAGGATTTGTCAGGCTATTGGGCAAACTTGCCGAAATAACCGACAGCGGTATTCCCGTATATTTCTTTGCAGGCAATCACGACTTATGGATGAGCGGATATTTTGAGAAGGAACTGAACATTCCCGTATTTCATTCGCCGGAAATATTTACGATTAACGGGAAACGTTTTTTTATCGCTCACGGAGATGGATTGGGTCCTTATGACAAGGGCTATAAACGGTTGAAAAAGATATTTACCTGTCCATTGTTTGTGTGGCTGTTCCGTTGGTTGCATCCCGACATCGGCATAAGATTGGGGCAATACCTTTCGGTCAAAAACAAACTTATTTCAGGTGATGAAGATGTAAAGTTTCTTGGAGAAGATAAAGAATGGCTGGTCCAATATGCCAGACAAAAACTGGCATCCGCACATTATGATTATTTCGTTTTCGGACACAGGCATCTTCCTTTGGATATAGCACTTAACGAAAAATCCCGGTACATCAATCTGGGTGACTGGATACATCATTTTACATACGGCAAATTTGACGGCTGTACGATGTGTTTAAACAAATTCGGCAATCGGGAAGCTAAATTACATTAA
- a CDS encoding 2,3-diphosphoglycerate-dependent phosphoglycerate mutase, whose protein sequence is MRKLFLVRHGQSQWNLENRFTGWQDVDITALGQLEAERAGQILKEEKVDVAFTSKLIRAQHTLKIILNEMGKTNTPIIINEALNERAYGMLEGLNKAETAKKYGAEQVHIWRRSFDIAPPGGESLKDTYDRVIPYFENFIQPQLQQHKNVLLVAHGNSLRALIMYLEHLSPEEILKREIATGEPLTYIFDDQMNAVKLGRVIAETNNTVPI, encoded by the coding sequence ATGAGAAAATTATTTTTAGTCCGGCACGGACAATCACAATGGAACCTTGAAAACCGTTTTACAGGTTGGCAGGATGTAGATATTACAGCACTTGGACAACTGGAAGCTGAACGGGCAGGGCAAATCCTGAAAGAAGAAAAAGTAGATGTAGCCTTTACATCTAAGCTCATCAGGGCACAGCATACATTAAAAATCATCCTGAACGAAATGGGAAAAACAAACACGCCCATTATCATTAACGAGGCATTGAACGAACGAGCCTACGGTATGCTGGAAGGATTGAACAAAGCCGAAACAGCCAAAAAATACGGAGCCGAGCAGGTACATATCTGGCGACGTTCATTCGACATTGCACCTCCGGGTGGTGAAAGCCTGAAAGATACTTACGACCGAGTGATACCTTATTTTGAAAATTTCATACAGCCACAATTACAGCAGCATAAGAATGTACTTCTTGTGGCTCACGGTAATAGTTTGCGGGCATTGATAATGTACCTGGAACATCTCTCTCCCGAAGAAATACTGAAACGGGAAATTGCAACAGGCGAACCCCTGACGTACATTTTCGATGACCAGATGAATGCCGTAAAACTGGGAAGGGTTATCGCAGAAACAAACAATACCGTCCCGATTTAG
- a CDS encoding dihydroorotase, with the protein MTQPILIKDTNVVNEGIITNADVLIANGRIQKIGIALHQWDAKVISGNGKYLFPGVIDGQVHFRDPGLTHKADLYTESKAAIAGGVTSFIDMPNTKPNVLTLKLWENKYRMAAQKSLANFGFFMGVNADNIEDILQMDTSQFLAVSDDGLYFTKKGNLLADNPQVMEKLFAHCQCIIAVHAEKEALITANEAVYKLQYGNDIPFKFHPQIRNEQACIEATRDFIALATKYNARLHILHLTTASEAQLFDKTIPLTDKNITTEVCVQHLWFSEKDYDRLGAFIKWNPSIKSEADRKGLLQALTDNHIDLVTTDHAPHTLEEKSGNYFTALSGAPMVQHSLNIMLEFFKQGIISLEKIAEKMCHNPAILYQIENRGFIREGYYADLVLVDMNREWMVSKDNILYKCGWSPLEGTVFQTKVTHTLVNGNLVYEEGHFNEDRKGKALVKHNT; encoded by the coding sequence ATGACACAACCTATTCTCATAAAAGATACCAACGTAGTCAATGAGGGCATCATTACCAATGCAGATGTACTCATTGCTAATGGTCGTATCCAAAAAATAGGTATTGCACTTCATCAGTGGGATGCAAAAGTGATTAGCGGAAACGGTAAGTATTTATTTCCAGGGGTTATTGACGGTCAGGTGCATTTTCGTGACCCCGGATTAACGCACAAAGCGGATTTATATACAGAAAGCAAGGCAGCCATAGCCGGAGGCGTTACCTCGTTTATAGATATGCCGAACACGAAGCCCAATGTACTCACGCTGAAATTATGGGAAAACAAATACCGTATGGCAGCACAGAAGTCATTGGCAAACTTTGGCTTTTTTATGGGCGTAAATGCCGATAACATTGAGGATATTCTTCAGATGGATACCTCTCAGTTCCTGGCGGTATCAGACGACGGCTTATACTTTACAAAGAAAGGAAACCTGCTTGCCGACAATCCGCAGGTAATGGAAAAACTGTTTGCCCATTGCCAATGTATCATTGCCGTACACGCCGAAAAGGAAGCCCTCATTACAGCAAACGAAGCTGTTTATAAGCTGCAATATGGTAACGATATTCCATTTAAGTTCCATCCTCAAATACGCAATGAGCAAGCCTGTATCGAAGCAACACGGGACTTTATTGCTTTGGCAACCAAATACAATGCCCGTTTGCATATCCTGCACCTTACAACCGCATCCGAAGCACAGCTATTTGACAAAACCATTCCCCTGACTGATAAGAACATCACTACCGAAGTTTGCGTACAGCATCTTTGGTTTTCCGAGAAAGACTATGACCGATTGGGCGCATTCATAAAATGGAACCCATCCATCAAATCAGAAGCAGACAGAAAAGGTTTGTTGCAGGCATTGACAGACAATCATATTGACCTGGTTACTACCGACCACGCACCGCACACCCTTGAAGAAAAAAGCGGCAACTATTTTACCGCTCTTTCAGGCGCACCTATGGTACAGCATTCACTGAATATTATGCTTGAATTTTTTAAGCAGGGAATTATATCGTTGGAAAAAATAGCGGAGAAGATGTGCCATAACCCTGCTATACTTTACCAAATCGAGAACCGTGGATTTATCAGGGAGGGATATTATGCGGATTTGGTATTGGTGGATATGAACAGGGAATGGATGGTTTCAAAAGACAATATCCTGTATAAATGTGGCTGGTCGCCATTGGAAGGTACTGTTTTTCAAACTAAGGTTACACACACATTGGTCAATGGAAACCTTGTTTACGAAGAGGGGCATTTTAATGAAGATAGAAAAGGAAAAGCATTGGTTAAACATAATACATAA
- the map gene encoding type I methionyl aminopeptidase — protein sequence MSISAETDLIGMQAVSKAVALTLRAMQRYAEPGMSTKELDDFGAKMLYSFGAKSAPYSTYKFPGCTCICVNQEVAHGIPSATKILKEGDLVNVDVSAELNGFWADNGGSFVLGNDVHNHTLLVDASKQILKKAIGNIKAGVRIKDVGFIIETEAKKRGYKVIHNLTGHGIGNRLHEEPSIPNFRDKMNFSRFRKNTVVAVETFIATHSTMAVLGNPKLDEWTLVGNKGGYVAQHEHTLIVTDGAPVILTEANGIWN from the coding sequence ATGTCAATATCAGCAGAAACGGATTTAATCGGGATGCAGGCAGTAAGCAAAGCGGTTGCTCTTACACTAAGGGCAATGCAACGCTACGCCGAACCCGGTATGTCCACAAAAGAACTGGATGATTTCGGAGCGAAGATGCTTTACAGTTTCGGAGCAAAGTCAGCCCCATATTCCACTTACAAATTTCCCGGTTGTACCTGTATCTGTGTCAATCAGGAAGTAGCACACGGCATTCCGTCTGCCACTAAAATCCTGAAAGAAGGTGATTTGGTAAACGTAGATGTATCTGCCGAACTGAACGGCTTTTGGGCGGATAATGGCGGTTCGTTTGTATTGGGAAACGATGTGCATAACCACACTCTTTTGGTTGATGCGTCCAAGCAAATACTGAAGAAAGCCATCGGCAACATCAAAGCCGGTGTGCGGATAAAAGATGTGGGGTTTATTATTGAAACGGAAGCCAAAAAAAGAGGATACAAAGTGATACACAATCTTACGGGTCACGGTATCGGGAACAGGCTGCACGAAGAGCCGTCCATCCCTAATTTCCGGGACAAGATGAATTTCAGCCGGTTCAGGAAAAATACGGTTGTTGCCGTGGAAACATTTATAGCCACCCACTCTACAATGGCAGTATTGGGTAATCCGAAACTGGATGAATGGACACTTGTAGGCAATAAAGGCGGCTATGTAGCCCAGCACGAACATACGCTAATCGTTACCGATGGCGCTCCTGTTATTCTAACGGAAGCCAACGGCATTTGGAATTAA
- a CDS encoding ribonucleoside-diphosphate reductase subunit alpha — protein sequence MFVIKRNGKQEAVHFDKITARLHKLVYGLAVDEKDVIEIAKKVIQGIYDNVTTTELDNLAAETAAAYTTVHPDFAVLAARIAVSNLHKNTLKSFSKTTKLLYDYIDPVTNTYAPLLSKETYDIIRKNADAIDSSIIYDRDYNFDYFGFKTLERSYLIRTNGKITERPQHLFMRVAIGVHKEDIAAAIETYNLMSEKWFIHATPTLFNAGTPKPQMSSCFLLSMTEDSISGIFDTLKRCALISQSAGGIGLSIHNVRATGSYIKGTGGISNGIIPMLRVYNDTARYVDQGGGKRKGAIAVYLEPWHADIFDFLDLRKNHGKEEMRARDLFPALWIPDLFMQRVEENADWSLFDPNEAPGLYDTYGDEFAALYQQYEQEGKFRRQVKARELWNAILEAQIETGTPYICYKDAVNEKSNQKNIGVIRSSNLCTEIMEFTNAGEVAVCNLASLALPRYVAENGFDFQKLYEVTKIVTRNLNKVIDGNYYPVPETQNSNFRHRPIGLGVQGLADVFLLLRMPFESEEARQLNKDIFETIYYAAMESSMELAKEQGAYESFKGSPLSEGKFQFDLWNVEPSDRWDWADLRKDVMEFGVRNSLLVAPMPTASTSQILGNNECFEPYTSNVYNRRVLSGEFVVVNKHLLKDLIELNLWDAQMKNRLIAENGSVQNIEEIPTDLKELYKTVWEIKQKTIIDMAADRGAFICQSQSLNLFMAEPNMAKLTSMHFHSWKSGLKTGMYYLRTKAAADAIKFTVETVQSAEDKQAEISCSLDNPEECIACGS from the coding sequence ATGTTTGTAATAAAAAGAAACGGAAAACAGGAAGCCGTACATTTCGATAAGATTACGGCACGGCTACACAAATTAGTGTACGGACTGGCTGTGGACGAAAAGGATGTCATCGAAATTGCCAAGAAAGTAATTCAGGGCATCTATGACAATGTAACCACTACCGAGCTGGATAATCTTGCCGCAGAAACGGCTGCCGCCTATACAACGGTACATCCTGATTTCGCTGTGCTTGCTGCAAGAATTGCGGTCAGCAACCTGCATAAGAATACCCTAAAGTCATTTTCCAAAACAACTAAATTGCTGTACGATTATATCGACCCTGTAACCAATACGTACGCACCTTTATTATCTAAAGAAACCTATGACATCATCCGAAAAAATGCCGATGCCATAGACAGCAGTATCATTTATGACCGGGATTATAATTTTGACTATTTCGGGTTCAAAACACTGGAACGCTCATACCTCATCCGCACTAACGGCAAAATAACCGAACGTCCGCAGCACTTGTTTATGCGGGTGGCAATAGGCGTACACAAAGAAGATATTGCAGCAGCAATAGAAACCTACAACCTGATGAGCGAAAAATGGTTTATCCACGCTACGCCTACCTTATTCAATGCCGGAACACCCAAACCGCAGATGTCGTCCTGTTTCCTGTTGAGTATGACCGAAGACAGCATCAGCGGTATTTTCGACACCCTGAAACGCTGTGCTTTGATTTCGCAATCAGCCGGAGGTATCGGGTTGAGCATTCACAATGTAAGGGCTACGGGCAGCTACATCAAAGGTACAGGCGGTATTTCCAACGGCATCATCCCGATGCTTAGGGTGTATAATGACACAGCCCGTTATGTGGACCAGGGCGGCGGCAAACGCAAGGGAGCCATTGCGGTATATCTGGAACCGTGGCACGCCGATATTTTTGATTTCCTCGACCTCCGCAAAAACCACGGCAAGGAAGAAATGCGGGCAAGGGATTTGTTCCCTGCCCTGTGGATACCCGACTTGTTTATGCAACGGGTAGAAGAAAATGCCGATTGGTCACTGTTTGACCCGAATGAAGCCCCAGGATTGTACGATACTTATGGCGATGAGTTTGCGGCATTGTACCAACAATATGAGCAGGAAGGGAAATTCCGCAGGCAGGTAAAAGCCCGTGAGCTTTGGAACGCCATATTGGAAGCCCAAATAGAAACAGGTACGCCTTATATATGCTACAAAGATGCCGTCAACGAAAAGTCCAACCAGAAAAATATAGGCGTAATCCGTAGCTCCAACCTGTGTACCGAGATAATGGAGTTCACCAATGCCGGAGAAGTTGCCGTATGCAACCTGGCTTCACTGGCTTTGCCGAGATATGTTGCAGAGAATGGCTTTGATTTTCAGAAGCTGTACGAAGTAACGAAGATTGTTACCCGAAACCTCAATAAAGTCATTGACGGCAATTACTATCCCGTACCCGAAACGCAAAACTCCAACTTCAGACACCGACCTATCGGTTTGGGCGTACAAGGTTTGGCGGATGTCTTCCTGTTATTGCGGATGCCTTTTGAAAGTGAGGAAGCACGGCAACTGAACAAGGATATTTTTGAAACCATCTACTATGCGGCAATGGAAAGTTCGATGGAGCTGGCGAAGGAACAGGGGGCTTACGAGAGTTTCAAGGGCTCGCCCCTTTCCGAGGGAAAGTTTCAGTTTGATTTATGGAATGTCGAGCCATCAGACCGTTGGGATTGGGCAGATTTACGTAAAGACGTAATGGAATTTGGCGTACGCAATTCCTTGTTAGTGGCTCCGATGCCTACCGCTTCTACTTCGCAGATATTGGGGAACAACGAATGCTTTGAACCTTACACAAGTAATGTTTATAACAGGCGTGTGCTTTCGGGTGAGTTTGTGGTGGTCAATAAGCATTTACTGAAAGACCTGATAGAATTAAACCTTTGGGATGCCCAAATGAAAAACAGGCTGATTGCCGAGAATGGTTCTGTTCAAAACATTGAGGAAATTCCTACGGATTTAAAAGAACTGTACAAGACCGTATGGGAAATCAAACAGAAAACCATCATTGATATGGCTGCCGACAGAGGTGCATTTATCTGTCAATCCCAATCGCTCAACCTTTTTATGGCAGAACCCAATATGGCAAAGCTCACTTCGATGCACTTCCACTCCTGGAAAAGCGGACTGAAAACAGGAATGTATTACCTGCGAACCAAAGCGGCAGCAGATGCCATCAAGTTTACGGTAGAAACGGTGCAATCAGCCGAAGACAAACAAGCGGAAATTTCCTGTTCATTGGACAATCCCGAAGAGTGCATTGCCTGCGGCAGCTAA
- the def gene encoding peptide deformylase — translation MKLPVYGYGNNVLKMTADKVEQDYPGLDTLIADMWETMENAQGCGLAAPQIGKPLQLFVADSKILFDNMGETERKDVFTEGDTGIREVFINTEIISLSENKWEETEGCLSLPFLSGKVVRSWSVEVQYQNQHFETIQKKFSGMTARVILHEYDHTQGILYIDRVKPLSKKLMESKLKQVLKGNVTTPYKMKFKN, via the coding sequence ATGAAGTTACCGGTTTACGGATATGGGAATAATGTGCTGAAAATGACAGCAGATAAGGTGGAGCAGGATTATCCCGGACTGGATACGCTCATTGCCGATATGTGGGAAACGATGGAAAACGCACAGGGCTGTGGACTGGCTGCACCGCAAATTGGCAAGCCGCTTCAGCTCTTTGTAGCGGACAGCAAAATTCTGTTTGATAATATGGGAGAAACAGAACGGAAAGATGTTTTTACCGAAGGAGATACGGGCATCCGGGAAGTATTTATCAATACAGAAATTATAAGCCTTTCTGAAAACAAATGGGAAGAAACGGAAGGTTGTTTGAGCCTGCCATTTCTGTCCGGCAAGGTGGTTCGTTCCTGGTCTGTGGAAGTGCAGTATCAAAATCAGCATTTTGAAACCATACAGAAAAAGTTTAGCGGAATGACTGCCCGTGTTATCCTGCACGAATACGACCATACGCAAGGCATTTTATACATAGACCGTGTAAAACCATTGAGTAAAAAACTGATGGAAAGTAAGCTGAAACAAGTGCTGAAAGGAAACGTTACCACGCCCTATAAAATGAAATTCAAGAACTAA
- a CDS encoding ribonucleoside-diphosphate reductase small subunit: protein MIEPILQDNKDRFVIFPIQHDDIWQFYKKAEASFWTAEEVDLSPDMNDWHNKLNNDERYFISHVLAFFAASDGIVNENLAINFVQEVQYPEARCFYGFQIMIENIHSEMYSLLIDTYVKDAVEKDYLLRAIDTIPCVGKKADWALRWIESDNFAERLIAFAAVEGIFFSGSFCSIFWLKKRGLMPGLTFSNELISRDEGLHCDFACLLYVNHLVNKLPEATVQKIIADAVDVEKEFVTDALPVRLIGMNAELMCQYIEFVADRLLVALGCKKIWNATNPFDFMELISLQGKTNFFERRVGEYQKSGVAQNTKEQNSFSLDEDF, encoded by the coding sequence ATGATTGAGCCGATTTTACAGGATAACAAAGACCGGTTTGTCATCTTTCCCATTCAGCACGATGACATCTGGCAATTCTACAAAAAAGCAGAAGCGAGTTTTTGGACAGCCGAAGAAGTGGACTTGTCGCCCGATATGAACGACTGGCACAACAAGCTGAACAATGACGAACGCTATTTCATATCGCACGTACTGGCATTTTTTGCGGCGAGTGACGGTATCGTAAATGAAAACCTTGCCATAAACTTTGTACAGGAAGTGCAATATCCCGAAGCACGTTGCTTCTACGGGTTCCAGATTATGATTGAGAATATCCATTCGGAAATGTACTCCCTGCTGATTGATACCTATGTAAAAGACGCTGTAGAAAAGGATTACCTGTTACGAGCTATTGACACCATCCCCTGTGTGGGCAAAAAAGCCGATTGGGCTTTACGCTGGATTGAAAGCGACAATTTCGCCGAAAGGCTGATTGCATTTGCGGCTGTCGAAGGGATTTTCTTTTCAGGCAGCTTTTGTTCCATTTTCTGGCTGAAAAAACGGGGACTGATGCCCGGTCTGACGTTTTCCAATGAACTCATCAGCCGTGACGAAGGTCTGCACTGCGATTTTGCCTGTTTGCTGTATGTCAATCACCTGGTCAACAAATTGCCCGAAGCAACCGTGCAAAAAATAATAGCCGATGCGGTTGACGTTGAAAAAGAATTTGTAACAGATGCTTTACCCGTTAGGCTTATCGGGATGAATGCCGAACTGATGTGCCAGTACATTGAGTTTGTAGCTGACCGGTTGCTTGTGGCATTAGGCTGTAAAAAGATTTGGAATGCTACCAACCCGTTTGACTTTATGGAGCTGATTTCACTGCAAGGAAAAACCAACTTTTTTGAACGTCGTGTAGGCGAATACCAAAAATCGGGTGTGGCACAGAATACAAAAGAACAAAACAGCTTTTCGCTCGATGAAGATTTTTAA